CAAAGGTTTCTTCGTGCCATTCAAAACCAACCGCGACGTTAACATCGTAGGCCAGGTCAAAGTCATACCCTTTAGAGAAGTCGGCGTTAAAGTTCTTCTCGAGCTGAATATACTTACCCGGGCTAAACTCCATGGGTGTGTCCGGACCCAACGACGCGTTGACCGTGTTAGTAATAAAGTAGCGTGATTCATTGCGGCCAACCGAGCCACTGAAATCGTAGTATGCGCCTTTTAGGAAGCCATCAGTGAATTCTCCTTTGGTACCAATGGTCAAAGAAGTATCAGTTATGTTGCCGCCAAAGAACGGCGTAAAGCCTGCTGGCAGGATGTTATTAAATGCAAAACAGTTGGCAGCTGCAAGTGAATCTAATGCCGCTTGATCCGGCAGACCATTGGCCTGGATTTCAACCACTGGGCAGTTCAGCTGTTGGTCATAGCCATCCAATGAACCGACTAGTACCGTTGGGTTTGCTGCATCCCAGGCTGCTTGTTGCGCTTCGTCTGTCAGGTGACGTCGTGCAGGGGCACCGTCGACATTACGGATCACACCGCCGTATACACCCGGACGCGTTGTTGGATTACGATAATAGAACCCGCCCTTCACATCGCGTTCAGAGTAGTTACCAAACATGTAAAACTGAGAATCGTTGGTCAGTTCAAGACCGACATTACCAAACAGTGTGATGTCGTCTTTGATTTCTGGTGCACCCCAAACCTGAGCCGGGTCTCTAACACCTTGTAAACCCGCATCTATAAATGCTTGCGCGTCAGGGCGCTGAACACTACGACTGGTTGGATCGGCTTCTTTATATTGGAAGCTTAGGTTAGCGAAACCTTGGTCAGTAAAGGGCAGACCTATGTTACCTTCGATGGTTGTTGTGTCGCCGTCGCCTTCATAATATTGGCCTTGCTTGACGGAAACACTGCCACCTTCAGAGGCATCCTTAAGTACAAAGTTCAATACACCGGCAATGGCGTCTGAACCATATTGTGCCGCAGCACCATCACGCAGTACTTCCACTTGTTTGAGTGCAATGCTGGGGATTACGGAAATATCCGGACCCTGTGCACCATCATTAATACCACCGCCTAGGAAGGCGATAACGGAAGAGCGGTGACGGCGCTTACCGTTGAGTAAGATTAAAGTTGAGTCTGCTGGCAGGCCACGCAGGTTTGCTGGACGAACCAAGCTGGCTGCGTCACTGATAGGGTTGGCGTGAACGTTGAGAGAAGGAACGGACCCTTTCAACAATTCCAGCATGTCGTCGCCACCGGCTTTGCTTATCTCGTCGCCACCGATGATATCGATAGGCACGGGAGAATCACCAACCGAGCGTGGTGCAGCACGTGAGCCCACCACCGCGATTTTTTCTATTTTTTTGTTTTCGGCACCAGCATCGGCCTCTTCTGCCTGTACGCTGGTTACCGCCAACCCCATTGTTGCTGTTGACGCTAATGCAAATTTAATCGCACGACTTAGCGCGTTTGTCTGTAGTTTCATCCTGTTTCCCCAGTTATTATATGTTGTCATTTCTTACAATATACACAAGTTGCACATCTCGCATTAACCTAATGTGTACTAGTTATTAAAGATAATTGCAAATATGTTCACTGCACCTTTAAAGGTAGCAGTGAATTTTACTAGGTCAAATTTTTCAATAACTTTTTGTTTGTGGTACAAAAAACAGTCTTTCTTGGTGTTTTTTAAGGTACATTTCAGCATGAAATATGTTCACCAAAATGTCATTATTGCGCACTCCAGCGCGTTTTTTTGTTGAGATGTTTAAAATGTGAACTGTTGTATTCTTCATCTAACTCGCTCATTTGTTATTGCCAAGCGGGTATTAGACTAATTGGTGAGAGATTGGAGGTCAGACTTACGTAGGCTAACGCCTCGTTTTTATTTCTGCTAGTATTGGCAATACTAAGATTTCCCAAGTATGTTAATGCGATTAATTAAAGTAGTACACAAAGCGCCCATACGAGTTGCAAGGATAAGCAAGAAGCGTCAGCAAATCAGGCTTCGACGTGCTTTGGTCGGATTGAAAATAGCGTTGGCTCAGGAAAAGCAAGAAACCCGTGAGATGCTGGATATTTATAAGCGATACCCTCAGGGGGGAGTGTCAAAGCAAGAGCTGGCAGCGGCAAATCAGCAGTTTTTTGATATTTTAAAAGGACTGGGTCTCGGGGTGTTTGCTTTATTGCCTTTTGCGCCCATTACCATTCCCCTGATTGTGAAGCTCGGCCAGTGGTTAGGGGTTGATGTGTTACCCAGTTCGTTCTCTTTGGGCAAAAAGCCTAAAAATTCTGACAAATCAGCTGACTAAGAGTCAGCAGATAGCTGTTCCCACTTTATTACTGTGCTTTGTGCATCCAGTGAGTGAAATATTTTTCCCACCTTGGTATTCTCTTGTCAGGTTTATGTAATTCAAGAGGCACGTATGAGTAATTTACTTGTTCACTCATCACAAGGAATACCGGTACATTTTATTAAGGAAAACCAGCTTAGCGAATGGCTAGAGGAAAATGCGCCACAAGCTAAAAGCATCACGCTGGCCACCAGACAGAAAACGCAAAAAACTTTACTTATCCCAGACCTTCAAAATGGCGACATTCAGGCCGTACTGAGCCTGGTCGATTCACTGGATGATATGTGGCTGGCTGGCGATTTACCTGCTCAGTTACCGCAAGGCACTTATCAACTGCAAGGTGATGAGGCATTTGTTGAACAGGCTGCGCTTGGTTACCTGTTAGGTGCCTATACGTTTGATGCATACAAGAAGGCATCTGCGCCGAGTGCAAAATTGGCGATTGAGTCAGAAACGATGTTGAAGAAATTGCAGGATCAAGCTGATGCCATCTATTTAGTAAGAGATTTGGTCAACACGCCTGCGGCGGACATGATGCCGCAACATATGGCAGAGATCTGTACAGAGCTGGCTGCGCAATTTGGTGCACAGCTTACTCAAATCGTCGGTGATGAATTACTGGAACACAACTATCCAACGATTCATATGGTTGGCAGAGCAAGTGAAAATAAGCCACGCCTGCTGGATTTGAGTTGGGGTGATGAACATGCACCCAAACTGACTTTGGTCGGTAAAGGTGTCTGTTTTGACTCGGGTGGTCTGGATCTCAAACCGGCCTCCGGCATGCGTAACATGAAAAAAGACATGGGTGGGGCTGCTCACGTGCTGGGCCTGGCGCATATGATTATGGCGGCCGGTTTGCCTGTACGTCTGCGGGTATTGATCCCGGCGGTTGAGAATGCCGTGTCGCGTAATGCATTTCGTCCGGGTGATGTTATCCAGACGCGCAAGGGTCTGACAGTTGAAATTGACAACACAGATGCAGAGGGTCGCCTTGTGTTGTGTGATGCACTGGCAGAAGCACAAGCGGATGGACCGGATCTGTTGATTGATTTCGCTACTTTGACAGGCGCTTGCCGGATAGCGCTGGGAACAGAATTGCCGGGCTTCTATAGTACAGATCAGGAAGTGGCCAATGGCATGATCGCTCAAGGTAATGCGCTTCAGGATCCGATCTGGCAGCTGCCTTTGTTCGATCAATACAAAGCCCTGTTTAAGAGCGACGTTGCAGATATGGCAAACTGTGGTTCTACACCATTTGGTGGGTCAATCACCGCAGCATTGTATCTGAAAGAGTTTGTCGAGCCTGAACAGACTCCTTGGGTGCACTTTGATGTGATGGCGTGGAACATACGCGCCTTACCTGGCCGACCTGTTGGCGGCGAAGGGCTTGGCCTCAGAGCGACCTTTGCGTATCTAGAGCAGCGGTACGCGTCGTAATTTATTCTGACTCATGTCAAACTAAAGAAAGGGCCATTGTGGCCCTTTTTTCGCGTTTCTAAACAGGGAAAACTGACAGGCTCGGTTGCTATAATTTTAAAAAGTCTTAGAGTATCGGAGGTTAGGCCCTTATTCTGAGTACCATTTTGTCTGTGTTTTCACCTCAACAATCTGAATTGGCACCGCTTGAACCCGAATCATCAGCATTGCCACATTTATCGAAACAGTTCTGGAGTTTGCAAATTGCCGGGTGGCTTGGTTATGCAGCTGTGGTGTTTCTGGCAATCATTCAGCCTCAGTTTGACGCGCCCGGTTTTAATCTGCCAGGACAGATCATAAACCTGGGGGTCGAAAGTCTCAGCGGCTTCATGCTCTCCCTGTTGCAGTGGCTTTTTATTCGCAAAATCATTCATCAGCCTTTGCAGCGCACTCTGATTATCAGTTTTCTCTTTGCAGCCTTGCTGGGACTCATTTATAACATCATTAAACTCGCCAGCTATAAAGTTATCGTACATGATCAACGCTGGAATGAGGCCTGGACCATGCTTGAGTTTGGTGGCTGGCTGCTGTTCTCTTTGACCACTATGTTCGTCTGGACTTCGATATTTTTTATCATGCTGTATAACAGTCGATTACAAAAAGAGCATGAACGTCTGTTAAGAGCGCAGACCCAGGCAAAGGATGCACAGCTACAGATGCTGCGTTATCAGCTTAATCCGCACTTTATGTTTAATACGATGAATGCTATCTCAACGCTGATCCTGAAACAGGATAACGACGCGGCATCAGAAATGCTCGATAAGCTGTGTGACTTTTTCCGTCACTCACTTGAGGCCACGCAAGGCAGCAGGATCCCGTTAAAAGAAGAAATTCAGTTGATTGAATTGTATCTGGCGATAGAAAAAGTCCGTTTTGGACACCGCCTGTCGGTGCGCTATGAGATTGAACCGCAAACGCTGAGGGCATTGGTGCCAAACATGCTATGCCAGCCTGTAGTTGAGAATGCCATTAAGTATGCTATTGAGCCAAGTAAACAGGGAGGAGAGGTTACCATCTCGGCAAAGCAGCATTTACAGCAACTCATTATAGAAATTTCAGACTGCGGCACTGGCTCGGATGAGGGCGCCGATAAAGGGTTTGGCATAGGACTAAACAATGCTAAAACCAGACTGGATGTGATGTATAACGGTGATTTCACCGTGTCTTTGAATAAAAATACAGCCGGAGGTAATACCGTGACCTTAGTGCTACCATACGAGGTTGAATGACCATGACAAAACCACTGAGCGCCATCATAGTGGATGATGAACCCCTTGCGCTGGAGGGGCTGAGTCTCAGGCTGGCTAAAATCCCTGAAATAGAAGTGATTGGTCAGGCCGAAAATGGCGATGATGCGATCCGTTTGTGCCATGAATTGAGTCCGGACGTGCTGTTTTTGGACTTACAGTTGCCCGGGCTTAATGGCATTGAAGTGGTTCAGGCGATACAGGCTGATGTCTTGCCTATGGTGGTTTTTGTCAGTGCTTATAGTGATTACGCCCTCGAAGCCTTTGAGCTTAATGCCATTGACTATGTTTTGAAGCCCGCGAACCTGGGTCGGTTGCAAAAAACGGTGACCCGGATCCTGGAGCGTCGACAGCCTCGTCAGGCCGAGCAGGAAAAATACCGCCTGTTACAGGCATTGACTAAAACTTCCGGGTTGGATGTGGCTGAGTTAGAATCCTGGCTGGAAACAGACAGCCCGTTGCCGGCTATGCAGGACAGGGAACTGGTTATTAAAAACAGTGATAATGAGCAGGTCTTTGTTCCGATGGACATCATCCGCTGGATTGACGCTGCCGGCGATTACATGTGCGTGCACACTGAGTCAGAAACCCATGTCCTGCGCATTACCATGAAAAAGTTGCAGACTTTGCTGGATGAAACCCTGTTTGCCCGGATCCATAAATCGACCATAGTTAACTTAAGTTATGTCACTGCGATAAAACCCATGCGAAATAACGAAAGCCTGGTGACGCTTAAGGGGCAGGTAGAACTCAAAGTCAGTCGTAATTATAGTCAGGCATTGCATCAGTTTGTTGCTAAAAAGAAAACGTTGAGCTAGTTAGTTCGCGTAAGTACAAACAAGAAACATCAGTCGGCGGCCAGAAGTATTACCTCTTCTGGTGCAACGACTACAAGTTTTGGTGCAATATGTATGTACCCGATACCCTCCAAAAGCCAAGGAAAACAAAAGGCTAACCTTTCATCTTATTTTTGTATCGTCTTGTCGTGCACTATTGTGGCCCACGTTCTTGTGTCGCAACAGCCGCCCGTGATGGCGCGTTTCCATTGTAACATTCAGGTTAATTTAACAGGATAGCCTCAGGAGCAGACCGAATTGGTCTCCGGTTCGCTGCTCATTCTTTGTAGTACGGACATTGCAACTGGCTGCACCTGGGTGCGATTGATTGCGAATAACAAGTACAGCGGCTCTGTGCCAGACTGTAAAAAGAACACGTCCGCGCTACACAACAATCGGTTCGATTAGTTGGAACACACATTATGATAAAAGTTGCAAAATCCTTCACCTGTCTTGGTGTCTTACTTGCGATAGCTGGTTTAACTGGCTGTGGCGGCGATGCTAAAACCAACACTGATCTGAGCAAAACGGATCCTCAGACACCGGTCTCTGACTGGCAACTCGTCTGGCAAGATGAGT
The window above is part of the Pseudoalteromonas rubra genome. Proteins encoded here:
- a CDS encoding TonB-dependent receptor plug domain-containing protein is translated as MKLQTNALSRAIKFALASTATMGLAVTSVQAEEADAGAENKKIEKIAVVGSRAAPRSVGDSPVPIDIIGGDEISKAGGDDMLELLKGSVPSLNVHANPISDAASLVRPANLRGLPADSTLILLNGKRRHRSSVIAFLGGGINDGAQGPDISVIPSIALKQVEVLRDGAAAQYGSDAIAGVLNFVLKDASEGGSVSVKQGQYYEGDGDTTTIEGNIGLPFTDQGFANLSFQYKEADPTSRSVQRPDAQAFIDAGLQGVRDPAQVWGAPEIKDDITLFGNVGLELTNDSQFYMFGNYSERDVKGGFYYRNPTTRPGVYGGVIRNVDGAPARRHLTDEAQQAAWDAANPTVLVGSLDGYDQQLNCPVVEIQANGLPDQAALDSLAAANCFAFNNILPAGFTPFFGGNITDTSLTIGTKGEFTDGFLKGAYYDFSGSVGRNESRYFITNTVNASLGPDTPMEFSPGKYIQLEKNFNADFSKGYDFDLAYDVNVAVGFEWHEETFEVIPGDEASFIAGPLTTQGFGIGSNGFPGFQPSAGGEFSRRNYAAYVDIETPFTEEFLMGWALRFEDYDSFGSTTNYKVTWQYHVTEDIALRGSVSSGFRAPTVGQANVSNVQTNLSSGVLVDSALLPPTNPVSQILGGTELQPEESQSYTFGGVYQSGDWFLTIDYYNIQVEDRLSQSNKIDLTQAQKEALKADGVPNVDSIAQVSFFTNDFDTTTQGVDVVANYSMDLLGGFATFSAAYNWNETEVDEFSVITGDFKVARLEKDLPQHRATYTWTQQWEEFSGFLRYNYYGEYQGVHVDYDATAIMADPTFTFDAELTYFATENISLTVGANNIFDQDAEKVVDFLEDGNTELTPSNTWGGIYYETSPFGINGGFYYVKATYTF
- a CDS encoding leucyl aminopeptidase family protein; translated protein: MSNLLVHSSQGIPVHFIKENQLSEWLEENAPQAKSITLATRQKTQKTLLIPDLQNGDIQAVLSLVDSLDDMWLAGDLPAQLPQGTYQLQGDEAFVEQAALGYLLGAYTFDAYKKASAPSAKLAIESETMLKKLQDQADAIYLVRDLVNTPAADMMPQHMAEICTELAAQFGAQLTQIVGDELLEHNYPTIHMVGRASENKPRLLDLSWGDEHAPKLTLVGKGVCFDSGGLDLKPASGMRNMKKDMGGAAHVLGLAHMIMAAGLPVRLRVLIPAVENAVSRNAFRPGDVIQTRKGLTVEIDNTDAEGRLVLCDALAEAQADGPDLLIDFATLTGACRIALGTELPGFYSTDQEVANGMIAQGNALQDPIWQLPLFDQYKALFKSDVADMANCGSTPFGGSITAALYLKEFVEPEQTPWVHFDVMAWNIRALPGRPVGGEGLGLRATFAYLEQRYAS
- a CDS encoding sensor histidine kinase, producing MFSPQQSELAPLEPESSALPHLSKQFWSLQIAGWLGYAAVVFLAIIQPQFDAPGFNLPGQIINLGVESLSGFMLSLLQWLFIRKIIHQPLQRTLIISFLFAALLGLIYNIIKLASYKVIVHDQRWNEAWTMLEFGGWLLFSLTTMFVWTSIFFIMLYNSRLQKEHERLLRAQTQAKDAQLQMLRYQLNPHFMFNTMNAISTLILKQDNDAASEMLDKLCDFFRHSLEATQGSRIPLKEEIQLIELYLAIEKVRFGHRLSVRYEIEPQTLRALVPNMLCQPVVENAIKYAIEPSKQGGEVTISAKQHLQQLIIEISDCGTGSDEGADKGFGIGLNNAKTRLDVMYNGDFTVSLNKNTAGGNTVTLVLPYEVE
- a CDS encoding LytR/AlgR family response regulator transcription factor; translation: MTMTKPLSAIIVDDEPLALEGLSLRLAKIPEIEVIGQAENGDDAIRLCHELSPDVLFLDLQLPGLNGIEVVQAIQADVLPMVVFVSAYSDYALEAFELNAIDYVLKPANLGRLQKTVTRILERRQPRQAEQEKYRLLQALTKTSGLDVAELESWLETDSPLPAMQDRELVIKNSDNEQVFVPMDIIRWIDAAGDYMCVHTESETHVLRITMKKLQTLLDETLFARIHKSTIVNLSYVTAIKPMRNNESLVTLKGQVELKVSRNYSQALHQFVAKKKTLS